A genomic segment from Clarias gariepinus isolate MV-2021 ecotype Netherlands chromosome 11, CGAR_prim_01v2, whole genome shotgun sequence encodes:
- the dynll2a gene encoding dynein, light chain, LC8-type 2a isoform X1 encodes MSRTARIMTDRKAVIKNADMSEDMQQDAVDCATQAMEKYNIEKDIAAYIKKEFDKKYNPTWHCIVGRNFGSYVTHETKHFIYFYLGQVAILLFKSG; translated from the exons ATGTCCAGAACAGCGCG CATAATGACTGACAGGAAAGCTGTGATTAAGAATGCTGACATGTCGGAGGACATGCAGCAGGACGCGGTGGACTGTGCAACCCAGGCCATGGAGAAGTACAACATCGAGAAAGACATTGCAGCATACATCAAGAAG GAGTTTGACAAGAAGTACAATCCAACATGGCATTGCATTGTGGGGAGGAACTTCGGTAGCTACGTCACCCATGAGACGAAGCACTTCATTTACTTCTACCTGGGCCAGGTGGCCATCCTCCTGTTCAAGTCTGGCTGA
- the dynll2a gene encoding dynein, light chain, LC8-type 2a isoform X2, producing the protein MTDRKAVIKNADMSEDMQQDAVDCATQAMEKYNIEKDIAAYIKKEFDKKYNPTWHCIVGRNFGSYVTHETKHFIYFYLGQVAILLFKSG; encoded by the exons ATGACTGACAGGAAAGCTGTGATTAAGAATGCTGACATGTCGGAGGACATGCAGCAGGACGCGGTGGACTGTGCAACCCAGGCCATGGAGAAGTACAACATCGAGAAAGACATTGCAGCATACATCAAGAAG GAGTTTGACAAGAAGTACAATCCAACATGGCATTGCATTGTGGGGAGGAACTTCGGTAGCTACGTCACCCATGAGACGAAGCACTTCATTTACTTCTACCTGGGCCAGGTGGCCATCCTCCTGTTCAAGTCTGGCTGA